The following DNA comes from Caulobacter mirabilis.
CGCGGCGACCCGGTCGCGAACCGCGCCGCCGCCTCTCGCAGCTGGCCGGGGTCGGGACGATCCTCGGCGTCATAGATCGTGAGCAGATCTCCGGTCGCCAGCTCCAACGCCACGTTGCAGGCGCGGGGCTTGGTGCGCGGGTGGCCGGGCGGGGCGACGATCACCTCGATGAAGGACGGCAGGTCCAGCCGGTGCAGAGCCGCCAGGGTCGCCGTGTCGTCGGCCTCCAGCGCCACCAGCGCCTGAAGACGGTCTCGCGGGTAGTCGAGCGCCTCCAGGGCGGCGATCAGGTCTGGAGCGATGTCCGCCTCGCCGTAGAGCGGCGCGATGATGGTGTAGCGGGGCAGATCCGCCTCGTGGATCGGCGGCGGCGTGACCCCTTCGCGCGGCGTCAGGGCGGCGACGAGACGAAGTCCCGCGCCGAGGGTGAAGGCGACGAAAAACAGCGGATGCAGAATCGCCCAGGCCGTAGCCGGCGCCAGCAGCAGGCCGGCGACCGGCAATCCGGCCGCGAGAAGGAGCAAGGTCCACTGCAGCCGATCGGGCGGGCAGGCCGCGCCGCGTCTGTGGAGCGTATCGGCGTCTCCGGCCAGCCTCGGCGCCGGTCTGCGAAGGACACGCGTGCGCTTGAGGCGGCGACGATGCGCCGTCAAATCGTCCTGCCAGGCCATGCACTCCCCCGGTCGCCGCCCAGCCGCGACTCAAGGGAGGCGCACGAATGCGCGTCAAGAGGGAATCGTTAACGATGCAACCAAAAGCTGTCGCGCGGCGGTTTGGCCGCTTGCCGCCCCCAGGTGATTGCCGTTTAGTGTCCTAAGGGGAACGCCAGGGGATGAGCCGAGTCGTGACAACGACCTTGAAGAAGCCGCAGCGATCTGCACGTAAACCGAAGGGCGACGGCCACCTGCGGCGGGGGGAAATCCTGCAGGCGGCCGAGCGGATCTTCATCGCCGAAGGTTATCATGGCGCGACGATCCGCAAGATCGCGGATGAAGTCGGCGTCTCGTCGACGGCGCTGTACATGCACTTTCGGGACAAGGACGAGATCCTGCTCGAGATCTGCGACGGCGCGATCGAACAACTGTTGAACATCAATCTGGAGATTTCCGCCCGGCCGATCGACGCGGTCGCTCGCGTGCGGCTGATGCTCGACGCCTACATGGCCTTCGCGATGGATAATCCGAACGCCTACCAGCTGGTGTTCTGCGGCCCGGCCGGCGTGCTGTCGGAAGCGAAACAGGCTGCGACCCAGGCGCTGGGCGATCGCTGCTACGAGAAGTTCGTCGGCGTGGTGCGCGAGATCGGCGCTTCCGGGCGTCTGCGCACGGGAACCGTGGACAGCGCCGCCCAGTCGATGTGGGCGGCCTGTCACGGCCTTGTGTCGCTGCTGCTGACCAAGTCGGGCTTCAACTGGGCGCCGGCCGACGAACTCCGCGCGGTGCTGCTCGACGGCCTGCTGTACGGTCTCGTCACGGACTGATCCCATGCCGGCGCCGCTTCGTTACGCCGTCGCTCTGGCGGCGGGGCTGGCGCTCGCAGGGCCGGCTTCGGCCTCGCCCCGCGTGATGTCGCTGGACAGTTGCGCGGACCAGTATGTCGTGGCCTTGAGCCCGCGCGAGGCGATCGTCGGCGTGTCCGCCCGGGCCGACGACCCGGACTCCTACATGCATGCTCAGGCAAAGGGGTTGCCCATCCGTCGCGCGACCACCGAGACCGTCCTGAGCCTCAAGCCGGACGTCGTGGTCCGCTACTGGGGCGGCGACGCCCGGATCGGCGAGGCGCTCGACCGTCGCGGGATCAAGGTCGTCAGGATCGAGGACGCCACGGACTTTGCGACCGTTCGCGCCAATGTCAGGGGCGTGGCGGCCGCGCTGGGCCAGCAGCCTCGCGGCGAGGCCCTGATCGCCGACATGGACGCGCGGCTGGCGCGGTCGAAGGACGCGTGGGGCGGCCGCAAGGCCCTGTACCTGACGCCCAGCGGCTACACCTCGGGCGGCGGCACCCTGATGGACGCCATGCTGCGG
Coding sequences within:
- a CDS encoding TetR/AcrR family transcriptional regulator produces the protein MSRVVTTTLKKPQRSARKPKGDGHLRRGEILQAAERIFIAEGYHGATIRKIADEVGVSSTALYMHFRDKDEILLEICDGAIEQLLNINLEISARPIDAVARVRLMLDAYMAFAMDNPNAYQLVFCGPAGVLSEAKQAATQALGDRCYEKFVGVVREIGASGRLRTGTVDSAAQSMWAACHGLVSLLLTKSGFNWAPADELRAVLLDGLLYGLVTD
- a CDS encoding ABC transporter substrate-binding protein, coding for MPAPLRYAVALAAGLALAGPASASPRVMSLDSCADQYVVALSPREAIVGVSARADDPDSYMHAQAKGLPIRRATTETVLSLKPDVVVRYWGGDARIGEALDRRGIKVVRIEDATDFATVRANVRGVAAALGQQPRGEALIADMDARLARSKDAWGGRKALYLTPSGYTSGGGTLMDAMLRAAGLTNLVSGAAWEPIPLETLVRDTPAAFVLGFFKDVSTAMTRWGPGRHQALRKRLEGRTVASLPGSMIGCPAWFIGEGVETIAEAAR